In a genomic window of Zerene cesonia ecotype Mississippi chromosome Z, Zerene_cesonia_1.1, whole genome shotgun sequence:
- the LOC119835888 gene encoding IQ and AAA domain-containing protein 1-like produces MSNKDYYQRWLKIKEQMKIAFSEDERLQELAAAFVGIKPQGTAVELVARVYCKYCDIYNKLCDCYDQMHQVQRRPYIRKILDAITCRLYELKATLEDVEAFEFTYPDNALQQLLMVPQDIEVLCPFHYPFETRQEEMQYIIDQILSGNRIGDPTPTPSEIERKEQERLEEEERIREEKEAELKRKMAMGEDISEAASSIQLSPQEIEEQRLLAEYNEHVNNIQRMERSRCLIREKVRKYNKDVNLYLELAGTKKPPARESLQIKAAKLIQKIYRRFMEIKREHKRDIKLKAKLGMIIPSWTPPSAKNQLEKVKEDRRKFRQVYYTKWLEENLKENARVLRLREGDIMEDISSEIRQWFREWYNEVRLFDEFPWPDEGGSILIVKGETFTIEEYIEWRTEEDKRLKAEAGAPKTKEQIKAEKLAAREEKRRLEADARIREQKRLLDYKKSRLNPDNDPGIYIAIGKSLEPLHEAWELYQNQWKDIDTSDAPIQVLKGFIKELVTENAYKDVQLKLRPIVDDMMRLELNMLKNSLKLDYNAAGIAKPPQSKKRKKPKKIKPPKPEKIPPARMFQMLVDEGIVRKYPRITLDDFWGDRNYAAADTRAVLWTPTFPPHCIGDVKEQIRIRCLLAMGSSCPNATRAHLLIGPKSSGKRSLVYAIATETNSILIDLSPMNVYDKFPGPKNLKTMFQLINRISRIMQPTVILVDNADKMFYKKVPKEEKMFDVTRLQKDFFKEIIKPISLTEDKILVLGTASEPWLAKNAPMYKIFPSTILIPRTDYGSISYILSRMLMKYHGMDREFDVHCVAQALRGYDIDSIKKGVDNLLNGRRVAQLYYKPLEPMEVVASVLDADGVFTGEADFEMYKDWYYSYSPWGTRYYDYMQMLESQLIYKLKAEKKKK; encoded by the coding sequence atgtctaACAAAGATTATTACCAACGatggttgaaaataaaagaacagATGAAAATTGCATTTTCCGAAGATGAACGCTTACAAGAGTTAGCAGCGGCTTTCGTTGGAATTAAGCCTCAAGGTACAGCAGTCGAATTGGTTGCACGAGTATATTGCAAGTATTgtgatatatataacaaattatgtgATTGCTATGATCAAATGCATCAAGTACAAAGACGACCATATATCCGAAAAATTCTAGATGCTATTACGTGCAGACTTTATGAATTGAAAGCAACATTGGAAGATGTTGAAGCTTTCGAATTTACATACCCAGACAATGCACTACAGCAGCTCCTCATGGTTCCTCAAGATATTGAGGTTTTATGTCCTTTTCATTACCCATTTGAAACAAGACAAGAGGAAATGCAATACATTATAGATCAAATCTTATCCGGAAATAGAATCGGTGATCCAACACCAACACCTTCCGAAATTGAACGCAAAGAACAAGAGAGActagaagaagaagaaagaatACGAGAAGAGAAAGAAGCggaattaaaaagaaaaatggcCATGGGTGAAGACATATCTGAAGCAGCATCATCAATACAACTCTCACCACAGGAAATTGAAGAACAAAGGCTTTTGGCGGAATACAATGAACACGTTAATAATATCCAAAGAATGGAAAGGTCACGATGTTTGATAAGGGAGAAGGTacgaaaatacaataaagatgTTAACTTGTATTTGGAACTTGCAGGCACTAAAAAACCTCCAGCACGAGaatcattacaaataaaagctgcaaaacttatacaaaaaatatacaggcGGTTCATGGAAATAAAAAGAGAACATAAGCGTGATATAAAACTTAAGGCGAAATTAGGAATGATTATTCCTTCTTGGACGCCACCGTCAGCAAAAAATCAATTGGAAAAAGTTAAAGAAGACAGAAGAAAATTTAGACAGGtgtattatacaaaatggTTAGAAGAGAATTTGAAGGAAAATGCACGTGTACTTAGATTGAGAGAAGGCGACATTATGGAAGATATATCCAGTGAAATTCGACAATGGTTTCGTGAATGGTATAATGAAGTTCGTCTTTTCGATGAATTTCCCTGGCCAGATGAAGGAGGatctattttaatagtaaaagGTGAAACATTTACTATAGAAGAATATATCGAATGGAGAACAGAGGAAGATAAGAGACTTAAGGCAGAAGCTGGAGCCccaaaaacaaaagaacaaATTAAAGCAGAAAAATTAGCAGCTCGAGAAGAAAAAAGAAGGTTGGAAGCTGACGCTAGAATCAGAGAACAAAAACGTTTACTTGATTATAAGAAATCTCGCCTTAATCCAGATAACGATCCTGGTATTTATATAGCAATAGGAAAAAGTTTAGAACCACTACATGAAGCTTGGGAACTCTATCAGAATCAGTGGAAAGACATTGACACGTCTGATGCACCTATTCAAGTATTGAAGGGATTTATAAAAGAACTTGTCACTGAAAATGCGTATAAAGatgttcaattaaaattgcGACCAATTGTAGATGATATGATGAGATTGGAATTaaacatgttaaaaaattcattgaaattggATTACAATGCTGCAGGCATTGCTAAACCACCACAgagtaaaaaaagaaaaaaacctaaaaaaattaagccaCCAAAGCCTGAAAAAATACCTCCCGCCAGAATGTTCCAAATGTTAGTAGATGAAGGAATAGTCAGAAAGTATCCCCGCATCACATTAGATGATTTCTGGGGAGATAGAAACTACGCAGCTGCTGATACGCGAGCTGTTCTGTGGACGCCAACATTTCCTCCTCATTGCATTGGAGATGTCAAAGAACAAATAAGAATTCGTTGCCTCCTCGCAATGGGTTCATCGTGTCCTAATGCTACCAGAGCACATCTTTTAATAGGACCCAAAAGTTCTGGAAAGAGAAGTTTAGTATATGCCATTGCAACTGAAACGAACTcaattttgattgatttatcTCCCATGAACGTTTACGATAAATTCCCTGGTccaaaaaatttgaaaacaatgttTCAACTTATAAACagaattagtaggataatgcAACCCACTGTAATACTTGTAGACAATGCTGACAAAATGTTCTATAAAAAGGTTCCTAAGgaagaaaaaatgtttgatgTAACAAGGCTCCAAAAGGATTTTTTCAAAGAAATCATAAAACCAATTTCATTAACAGAAGACAAAATTCTTGTTTTGGGAACAGCCTCTGAACCCTGGTTAGCAAAAAATGCTCccatgtataaaatttttccttCTACAATTTTAATTCCCAGAACAGATTATGGTAGTATATCATATATTCTATCGAGGATGCTAATGAAATATCACGGAATGGATAGAGAGTTTGACGTGCATTGTGTAGCTCAAGCACTGAGAGGATATGACATTGATAGCATAAAAAAGGGCGTTGATAACTTGTTGAATGGACGAAGAGTCGctcaattgtattataaaccATTGGAGCCTATGGAAGTGGTAGCATCTGTTTTAGATGCTGATGGAGTTTTTACAGGTGAAGCAGACTTCGAAATGTATAAAGATTGGTATTATTCCTATTCTCCATGGGGAACAAGATATTACGATTATATGCAAATGTTGGAATCTCAACTTATTTACAAGTTAAAAGcagaaaagaagaaaaaatag